In one Dermacentor variabilis isolate Ectoservices chromosome 4, ASM5094787v1, whole genome shotgun sequence genomic region, the following are encoded:
- the LOC142579779 gene encoding uncharacterized protein LOC142579779 isoform X2 — protein MADDAYGSVAMRVLLDGIEKAVFPVTENGCHVQYDGAFLYETEDGLHIAIRNKAAPVSSPLAAAAGFDVASQAMPPTATPSMATLPPTATPPPLSADSEREVWNTNKSKFLISKYKEFKEVIGKKGGFRTKKAMWEKLAQEINQEFQCHMTPLQVENKWKSMERAYKKTKIKNSSSGHSRAACEYEGELSEVLEREHHITPVALLAPGRIVANRNGEHILPENGPADDPAEEAPAEEAPAEELQAPRRSEVEVRRGRGGGRHRGSSIGSLISVLQEAIAAKQKQHDEKMALLERLVRAAEGNK, from the exons ATGGCAGACGACGCGTACGGCTCCGTGGCCATGCGGGTATTGCTAGACGGCATCGAAAAGGCAGTGTTTCCCGTGACAGAGAATGGCTGTCACGTGCAGTACGACGGAGCATTTCTGTATGAGACAGAAG acggCCTTCACATCGCCATTAGAAATAAGGCAGCGCCAGTTTCATCTCCGCTTGCGGCAGCGGCTGGCTTTGATGTCGCCAGTCAGGCCATGCCGCCGACAGCCACACCATCCATGGCCACACTGCCGCCGACAGCCACGCCGCCGCCACTGTCCGCAGACAGTGAACGCGAGGTGTGGAACACCAACAAATCAAAATTCCTCATCTCAAAATATAAGGAATTCAAGGAGGTAATTGGCAAAAAGGGCGGCTTCAG GACCAAAAAGGCCATGTGGGAGAAACTGGCCCAAGAGATTAATCAGGAGTTCCAATGCCATATGACGCCTTTGCAAGTGGAAAACAAATGGAAATCAATGGAACGAGcgtataaaaaaacaaaaataaagaatagttCATCCGGCCATTCACGTGCAGCGTGCGAGTACGAAGG AGAGCTTTCCGAAGTGTTGGAGCGGGAGCACCACATCACCCCTGTCGCATTGCTCGCCCCGGGGAGGATTGTTGC TAACAGGAACGGCGAACACATCCTGCCGGAAAATGGGCCTGCTGATGACCCAGCTGAGGAGGCACCAGCTGAGGAGGCACCAGCCGAGGAGCTACAAGCACCCCGCAGAAGTGAAGTTGAAGTCAGGAGAGGTCGTGGTGGTGGCCGCCACAGGGGCTCGTCGATTGGCAGCTTGATCAGTGTCTTGCAGGAAGCAATCGCTGCGAAACAGAAGCAGCACGACGAAAAAATGGCACTACTTGAACGTCTTGTACGCGCTGCCGAGGGCAATAAATAA
- the LOC142579779 gene encoding uncharacterized protein LOC142579779 isoform X1 — MADDAYGSVAMRVLLDGIEKAVFPVTENGCHVQYDGAFLYETEGECCYFNTLAIATFVMILYNFSFCLDGLHIAIRNKAAPVSSPLAAAAGFDVASQAMPPTATPSMATLPPTATPPPLSADSEREVWNTNKSKFLISKYKEFKEVIGKKGGFRTKKAMWEKLAQEINQEFQCHMTPLQVENKWKSMERAYKKTKIKNSSSGHSRAACEYEGELSEVLEREHHITPVALLAPGRIVANRNGEHILPENGPADDPAEEAPAEEAPAEELQAPRRSEVEVRRGRGGGRHRGSSIGSLISVLQEAIAAKQKQHDEKMALLERLVRAAEGNK, encoded by the exons ATGGCAGACGACGCGTACGGCTCCGTGGCCATGCGGGTATTGCTAGACGGCATCGAAAAGGCAGTGTTTCCCGTGACAGAGAATGGCTGTCACGTGCAGTACGACGGAGCATTTCTGTATGAGACAGAAGGTGAGTGCTGTTATTTCAACACGTTGGCGATCGCAACGTTTGTGATGATTCTCtacaacttttctttttgcttagacggCCTTCACATCGCCATTAGAAATAAGGCAGCGCCAGTTTCATCTCCGCTTGCGGCAGCGGCTGGCTTTGATGTCGCCAGTCAGGCCATGCCGCCGACAGCCACACCATCCATGGCCACACTGCCGCCGACAGCCACGCCGCCGCCACTGTCCGCAGACAGTGAACGCGAGGTGTGGAACACCAACAAATCAAAATTCCTCATCTCAAAATATAAGGAATTCAAGGAGGTAATTGGCAAAAAGGGCGGCTTCAG GACCAAAAAGGCCATGTGGGAGAAACTGGCCCAAGAGATTAATCAGGAGTTCCAATGCCATATGACGCCTTTGCAAGTGGAAAACAAATGGAAATCAATGGAACGAGcgtataaaaaaacaaaaataaagaatagttCATCCGGCCATTCACGTGCAGCGTGCGAGTACGAAGG AGAGCTTTCCGAAGTGTTGGAGCGGGAGCACCACATCACCCCTGTCGCATTGCTCGCCCCGGGGAGGATTGTTGC TAACAGGAACGGCGAACACATCCTGCCGGAAAATGGGCCTGCTGATGACCCAGCTGAGGAGGCACCAGCTGAGGAGGCACCAGCCGAGGAGCTACAAGCACCCCGCAGAAGTGAAGTTGAAGTCAGGAGAGGTCGTGGTGGTGGCCGCCACAGGGGCTCGTCGATTGGCAGCTTGATCAGTGTCTTGCAGGAAGCAATCGCTGCGAAACAGAAGCAGCACGACGAAAAAATGGCACTACTTGAACGTCTTGTACGCGCTGCCGAGGGCAATAAATAA